A single Triticum dicoccoides isolate Atlit2015 ecotype Zavitan chromosome 2A, WEW_v2.0, whole genome shotgun sequence DNA region contains:
- the LOC119356230 gene encoding ent-kaur-16-ene synthase, chloroplastic-like isoform X2, which produces MSNAGGPSVLPAPCRQAGHRALLPLPAAPQFVARFRSNRRVRLTPASAVVHASRIPPSEARRVRSLAGSRHRPPPLHRIRSGTPCCAYVEKMLVAETASLLDVHRKDREARIRKQLHKVELPPSPYDTAWVAMVPLRGSPRTPCFPQCVEWILQNQHENGSWDNNDLGSSANKNVLLSTLACVLALEKWNLGQEHIRRGLHFIGRHFSLVMDEEIAAPTGFNMIFPGMLSLAVGAGLQFPVRQTDIDWILQQWEMELKRQAGEKSYGREAYMAYVSEGLGNLLDWNEVMKFQRKNGSLFNSPSTTAAALVHNYDDKALDYLNMVVSKFGGAVPTVYPLNMHWKLSMVDSLEKIGISRHFSSEIEGILDMAYSFWLQRDEEIMMDVATCAMAFRLLRMNGYDVSSDELSHLAEASNFHNSLQGYLNDTKSVLELYKASKVSVAEHELILDNIGNWSGSLLSEKLCSEGVQGLPNLEVEYAVKFPFYTTLERLDHKRNIEHFDARGSHILKTECLPYGINQELLALAVDDFTFSQSIYQDELLHLDRWVKENRLDQLQFARQKLTYCYLSAAATIFPPELSDARISWAKNGVLTTVVDDFFDVGGSKEELENLIALVEKWDEHHKDDFCSEQVRIVFCALYTTVNQLGSIASAVQNRDVKNHLIEIWLLLLRSMMTEAEWQRSQYVPTMEEYMTNGVVSFALGPIVLPTLYCVGEKLLGSAVKNQEYSELFRLMSTCGRLLNDSQGFEREGSEGKLNSVSLLGLHSGGSMSIEAAKNAIQKSIVASRRDLLRLVLKEGTVVPRACKELFWKMCKILHLFYFRTDGFSSPKEMASAVNAVINEPLRLSS; this is translated from the exons ATGTCGAACGCTGGGGGCCCCTCCGTCCTCCCGGCGCCTTGCCGGCAGGCTGGTCATCGCGCCCTCCTCCCCCTCCCGGCGGCTCCCCAGTTCGTGGCGAGGTTTCGCTCCAACCGTCGTGTTCGACTCACTCCCGCCAGCGCCGTCGTGCACGCTTCAAGGATTCCCCCCTCCGAGGCGCGCCGTGTCCGATCCCTCGCCGGCAGTCgacaccgtcctcctccactccaCCGGATTCGCTCGGGGACTCCGTGCTGTG CATATGTCGAGAAGATGTTGGTAGCAGAAACGGCAAGCCTGCTAGACGTG CATCGAAAGGACCGTGAGGCTAGAATAAGGAAGCAGCTCCACAAGGTTGAACTACCGCCGTCTCCATACGACACCGCGTGGGTGGCTATGGTGCCCTTGCGGGGCTCCCCTCGCACTCCATGCTTCCCTCAGTGTGTTGAATGGATATTGCAAAACCAACATGAAAATGGATCTTGGGATAACAACGACCTTGGGTCATCAGCCAACAAGAACGTTCTCTTATCCACATTGGCATGTGTTCTTGCGCTTGAGAAATGGAATCTTGGCCAAGAGCACATAAGGAGAG GACTACATTTTATCGGAAGACATTTCTCCCTTGTCATGGATGAGGAGATTGCTGCTCCTACAGGCTTTAACATGATTTTTCCTGGTATGCTTAGCCTTGCCGTTGGGGCGGGTTTGCAATTTCCTGTCAGACAAACTGATATTGATTGGATTCTTCAGCAATGGGAGATGGAATTGAAAAG GCAGGCCGGGGAGAAATCTTATGGGAGAGAAGCATATATGGCCTATGTCTCCGAAGGGTTAGGAAACTTACTGGACTGGAATGAAGTTATGAAGTTTCAGAGGAAGAACGGGTCGTTGTTCAACTCTCCTTCCACAACTGCTGCTGCGTTAGTCCACAACTATGATGATAAGGCCCTCGATTATTTAAATATGGTAGTCAGTAAATTTGGTGGTGCAG TACCAACAGTGTATCCACTAAATATGCACTGGAAGCTTTCAATGGTGGATTCGCTTGAAAAGATCGGAATTTCTCGGCATTTTTCTAGTGAGATAGAGGGAATCTTAGACATGGCATACAG TTTCTGGTTACAGAGAGACGAGGAAATTATGATGGATGTAGCAACATGTGCAATGGCGTTCCGCCTTTTAAGGATGAATGGGTATGATGTATCCTCAG ATGAGCTGTCTCATCTTGCTGAAGCCTCTAATTTCCATAATTCACTTCAAGGATATTTAAATGATACAAAATCTGTACTGGAACTATACAAGGCTTCAAAAGTCAGTGTAGCAGAACATGAATTAATCCTAGATAACATTGGCAACTGGTCTGGCAGCTTATTGTCAGAAAAGTTGTGCTCTGAAGGGGTGCAGGGCCTACCAAACTTAGAG GTCGAGTATGCCGTTAAGTTTCCATTCTATACCACGCTGGAACGCCTAGACCACAAGAGGAACATCGAACATTTTGATGCTAGAGGTTCTCACATCCTGAAGACAGAATGCTT GCCGTATGGTATCAACCAAGAACTTTTGGCTTTGGCTGTTGACGATTTCACATTTTCTCAATCTATCTACCAGGATGAACTCCTGCATCTTGATAG GTGGGTGAAAGAAAACAGGTTGGACCAGCTACAATTTGCACGGCAGAAGTTGACATATTGTTATCTCTCTGCTGCTGCTACGATTTTTCCTCCTGAACTTTCTGATGCTCGCATATCGTGGGCCAAAAACGGTGTGCTCACAACCGTTGTTGATGACTTCTTTGATGTTGGAGGATCAAAAGAAGAACTAGAAAACCTCATAGCATTAGTTGAGAA gtgggatgagcatcacaaagatgACTTCTGTTCGGAGCAAGTAAGGATTGTATTTTGTGCTCTCTATACCACAGTGAACCAGCTTGGATCAATCGCTTCTGCCGTACAAAACCGTGACGTTAAAAATCACCTGATAGAAATA TGGCTACTTCTATTGAGGTCTATGATGACCGAGGCAGAATGGCAGAGGAGCCAATATGTGCCAACAATGGAAGAATACATGACAAATGGGGTAGTTTCATTCGCACTGGGGCCCATTGTGCTTCCAACATTGTATTGTGTCGGGGAAAAGCTATTGGGGAGTGCTGTCAAAAATCAAGAGTACAGTGAGTTATTTAGGCTAATGAGCACCTGTGGCCGTCTCCTCAATGACAgccaaggctttgag AGGGAGGGCAGCGAGGGGAAACTGAACAGCGTTTCGCTACTTGGTCTTCACAGCGGTGGTTCTATGTCCATAGAAGCGGCTAAGAATGCGATACAGAAGTCCATAGTCGCTTCGAGGCGAGACTTGCTAAGATTGGTCCTCAAGGAAGGCACGGTTGTTCCCAGGGCATGCAAGGAGCTGTTCTGGAAGATGTGCAAGATACTTCACCTGTTCTACTTTCGGACCGACGGATTCAGCTCGCCAAAGGAAATGGCCAGCGCGGTGAATGCTGTTATCAACGAACCACTCAGGCTCTCAAGTTGA
- the LOC119356230 gene encoding ent-kaur-16-ene synthase, chloroplastic-like isoform X3: MEKHWQAGEKSYGREAYMAYVSEGLGNLLDWNEVMKFQRKNGSLFNSPSTTAAALVHNYDDKALDYLNMVVSKFGGAVPTVYPLNMHWKLSMVDSLEKIGISRHFSSEIEGILDMAYSFWLQRDEEIMMDVATCAMAFRLLRMNGYDVSSDELSHLAEASNFHNSLQGYLNDTKSVLELYKASKVSVAEHELILDNIGNWSGSLLSEKLCSEGVQGLPNLEVEYAVKFPFYTTLERLDHKRNIEHFDARGSHILKTECLPYGINQELLALAVDDFTFSQSIYQDELLHLDRWVKENRLDQLQFARQKLTYCYLSAAATIFPPELSDARISWAKNGVLTTVVDDFFDVGGSKEELENLIALVEKWDEHHKDDFCSEQVRIVFCALYTTVNQLGSIASAVQNRDVKNHLIEIWLLLLRSMMTEAEWQRSQYVPTMEEYMTNGVVSFALGPIVLPTLYCVGEKLLGSAVKNQEYSELFRLMSTCGRLLNDSQGFEREGSEGKLNSVSLLGLHSGGSMSIEAAKNAIQKSIVASRRDLLRLVLKEGTVVPRACKELFWKMCKILHLFYFRTDGFSSPKEMASAVNAVINEPLRLSS, encoded by the exons ATGGAAAAACATTG GCAGGCCGGGGAGAAATCTTATGGGAGAGAAGCATATATGGCCTATGTCTCCGAAGGGTTAGGAAACTTACTGGACTGGAATGAAGTTATGAAGTTTCAGAGGAAGAACGGGTCGTTGTTCAACTCTCCTTCCACAACTGCTGCTGCGTTAGTCCACAACTATGATGATAAGGCCCTCGATTATTTAAATATGGTAGTCAGTAAATTTGGTGGTGCAG TACCAACAGTGTATCCACTAAATATGCACTGGAAGCTTTCAATGGTGGATTCGCTTGAAAAGATCGGAATTTCTCGGCATTTTTCTAGTGAGATAGAGGGAATCTTAGACATGGCATACAG TTTCTGGTTACAGAGAGACGAGGAAATTATGATGGATGTAGCAACATGTGCAATGGCGTTCCGCCTTTTAAGGATGAATGGGTATGATGTATCCTCAG ATGAGCTGTCTCATCTTGCTGAAGCCTCTAATTTCCATAATTCACTTCAAGGATATTTAAATGATACAAAATCTGTACTGGAACTATACAAGGCTTCAAAAGTCAGTGTAGCAGAACATGAATTAATCCTAGATAACATTGGCAACTGGTCTGGCAGCTTATTGTCAGAAAAGTTGTGCTCTGAAGGGGTGCAGGGCCTACCAAACTTAGAG GTCGAGTATGCCGTTAAGTTTCCATTCTATACCACGCTGGAACGCCTAGACCACAAGAGGAACATCGAACATTTTGATGCTAGAGGTTCTCACATCCTGAAGACAGAATGCTT GCCGTATGGTATCAACCAAGAACTTTTGGCTTTGGCTGTTGACGATTTCACATTTTCTCAATCTATCTACCAGGATGAACTCCTGCATCTTGATAG GTGGGTGAAAGAAAACAGGTTGGACCAGCTACAATTTGCACGGCAGAAGTTGACATATTGTTATCTCTCTGCTGCTGCTACGATTTTTCCTCCTGAACTTTCTGATGCTCGCATATCGTGGGCCAAAAACGGTGTGCTCACAACCGTTGTTGATGACTTCTTTGATGTTGGAGGATCAAAAGAAGAACTAGAAAACCTCATAGCATTAGTTGAGAA gtgggatgagcatcacaaagatgACTTCTGTTCGGAGCAAGTAAGGATTGTATTTTGTGCTCTCTATACCACAGTGAACCAGCTTGGATCAATCGCTTCTGCCGTACAAAACCGTGACGTTAAAAATCACCTGATAGAAATA TGGCTACTTCTATTGAGGTCTATGATGACCGAGGCAGAATGGCAGAGGAGCCAATATGTGCCAACAATGGAAGAATACATGACAAATGGGGTAGTTTCATTCGCACTGGGGCCCATTGTGCTTCCAACATTGTATTGTGTCGGGGAAAAGCTATTGGGGAGTGCTGTCAAAAATCAAGAGTACAGTGAGTTATTTAGGCTAATGAGCACCTGTGGCCGTCTCCTCAATGACAgccaaggctttgag AGGGAGGGCAGCGAGGGGAAACTGAACAGCGTTTCGCTACTTGGTCTTCACAGCGGTGGTTCTATGTCCATAGAAGCGGCTAAGAATGCGATACAGAAGTCCATAGTCGCTTCGAGGCGAGACTTGCTAAGATTGGTCCTCAAGGAAGGCACGGTTGTTCCCAGGGCATGCAAGGAGCTGTTCTGGAAGATGTGCAAGATACTTCACCTGTTCTACTTTCGGACCGACGGATTCAGCTCGCCAAAGGAAATGGCCAGCGCGGTGAATGCTGTTATCAACGAACCACTCAGGCTCTCAAGTTGA
- the LOC119356230 gene encoding ent-kaur-16-ene synthase, chloroplastic-like isoform X1: MSNAGGPSVLPAPCRQAGHRALLPLPAAPQFVARFRSNRRVRLTPASAVVHASRIPPSEARRVRSLAGSRHRPPPLHRIRSGTPCCAYVEKMLVAETASLLDVHRKDREARIRKQLHKVELPPSPYDTAWVAMVPLRGSPRTPCFPQCVEWILQNQHENGSWDNNDLGSSANKNVLLSTLACVLALEKWNLGQEHIRRGLHFIGRHFSLVMDEEIAAPTGFNMIFPGMLSLAVGAGLQFPVRQTDIDWILQQWEMELKRSVDGKTLAGEKSYGREAYMAYVSEGLGNLLDWNEVMKFQRKNGSLFNSPSTTAAALVHNYDDKALDYLNMVVSKFGGAVPTVYPLNMHWKLSMVDSLEKIGISRHFSSEIEGILDMAYSFWLQRDEEIMMDVATCAMAFRLLRMNGYDVSSDELSHLAEASNFHNSLQGYLNDTKSVLELYKASKVSVAEHELILDNIGNWSGSLLSEKLCSEGVQGLPNLEVEYAVKFPFYTTLERLDHKRNIEHFDARGSHILKTECLPYGINQELLALAVDDFTFSQSIYQDELLHLDRWVKENRLDQLQFARQKLTYCYLSAAATIFPPELSDARISWAKNGVLTTVVDDFFDVGGSKEELENLIALVEKWDEHHKDDFCSEQVRIVFCALYTTVNQLGSIASAVQNRDVKNHLIEIWLLLLRSMMTEAEWQRSQYVPTMEEYMTNGVVSFALGPIVLPTLYCVGEKLLGSAVKNQEYSELFRLMSTCGRLLNDSQGFEREGSEGKLNSVSLLGLHSGGSMSIEAAKNAIQKSIVASRRDLLRLVLKEGTVVPRACKELFWKMCKILHLFYFRTDGFSSPKEMASAVNAVINEPLRLSS; encoded by the exons ATGTCGAACGCTGGGGGCCCCTCCGTCCTCCCGGCGCCTTGCCGGCAGGCTGGTCATCGCGCCCTCCTCCCCCTCCCGGCGGCTCCCCAGTTCGTGGCGAGGTTTCGCTCCAACCGTCGTGTTCGACTCACTCCCGCCAGCGCCGTCGTGCACGCTTCAAGGATTCCCCCCTCCGAGGCGCGCCGTGTCCGATCCCTCGCCGGCAGTCgacaccgtcctcctccactccaCCGGATTCGCTCGGGGACTCCGTGCTGTG CATATGTCGAGAAGATGTTGGTAGCAGAAACGGCAAGCCTGCTAGACGTG CATCGAAAGGACCGTGAGGCTAGAATAAGGAAGCAGCTCCACAAGGTTGAACTACCGCCGTCTCCATACGACACCGCGTGGGTGGCTATGGTGCCCTTGCGGGGCTCCCCTCGCACTCCATGCTTCCCTCAGTGTGTTGAATGGATATTGCAAAACCAACATGAAAATGGATCTTGGGATAACAACGACCTTGGGTCATCAGCCAACAAGAACGTTCTCTTATCCACATTGGCATGTGTTCTTGCGCTTGAGAAATGGAATCTTGGCCAAGAGCACATAAGGAGAG GACTACATTTTATCGGAAGACATTTCTCCCTTGTCATGGATGAGGAGATTGCTGCTCCTACAGGCTTTAACATGATTTTTCCTGGTATGCTTAGCCTTGCCGTTGGGGCGGGTTTGCAATTTCCTGTCAGACAAACTGATATTGATTGGATTCTTCAGCAATGGGAGATGGAATTGAAAAGGTCTGTTGATGGAAAAACATTG GCCGGGGAGAAATCTTATGGGAGAGAAGCATATATGGCCTATGTCTCCGAAGGGTTAGGAAACTTACTGGACTGGAATGAAGTTATGAAGTTTCAGAGGAAGAACGGGTCGTTGTTCAACTCTCCTTCCACAACTGCTGCTGCGTTAGTCCACAACTATGATGATAAGGCCCTCGATTATTTAAATATGGTAGTCAGTAAATTTGGTGGTGCAG TACCAACAGTGTATCCACTAAATATGCACTGGAAGCTTTCAATGGTGGATTCGCTTGAAAAGATCGGAATTTCTCGGCATTTTTCTAGTGAGATAGAGGGAATCTTAGACATGGCATACAG TTTCTGGTTACAGAGAGACGAGGAAATTATGATGGATGTAGCAACATGTGCAATGGCGTTCCGCCTTTTAAGGATGAATGGGTATGATGTATCCTCAG ATGAGCTGTCTCATCTTGCTGAAGCCTCTAATTTCCATAATTCACTTCAAGGATATTTAAATGATACAAAATCTGTACTGGAACTATACAAGGCTTCAAAAGTCAGTGTAGCAGAACATGAATTAATCCTAGATAACATTGGCAACTGGTCTGGCAGCTTATTGTCAGAAAAGTTGTGCTCTGAAGGGGTGCAGGGCCTACCAAACTTAGAG GTCGAGTATGCCGTTAAGTTTCCATTCTATACCACGCTGGAACGCCTAGACCACAAGAGGAACATCGAACATTTTGATGCTAGAGGTTCTCACATCCTGAAGACAGAATGCTT GCCGTATGGTATCAACCAAGAACTTTTGGCTTTGGCTGTTGACGATTTCACATTTTCTCAATCTATCTACCAGGATGAACTCCTGCATCTTGATAG GTGGGTGAAAGAAAACAGGTTGGACCAGCTACAATTTGCACGGCAGAAGTTGACATATTGTTATCTCTCTGCTGCTGCTACGATTTTTCCTCCTGAACTTTCTGATGCTCGCATATCGTGGGCCAAAAACGGTGTGCTCACAACCGTTGTTGATGACTTCTTTGATGTTGGAGGATCAAAAGAAGAACTAGAAAACCTCATAGCATTAGTTGAGAA gtgggatgagcatcacaaagatgACTTCTGTTCGGAGCAAGTAAGGATTGTATTTTGTGCTCTCTATACCACAGTGAACCAGCTTGGATCAATCGCTTCTGCCGTACAAAACCGTGACGTTAAAAATCACCTGATAGAAATA TGGCTACTTCTATTGAGGTCTATGATGACCGAGGCAGAATGGCAGAGGAGCCAATATGTGCCAACAATGGAAGAATACATGACAAATGGGGTAGTTTCATTCGCACTGGGGCCCATTGTGCTTCCAACATTGTATTGTGTCGGGGAAAAGCTATTGGGGAGTGCTGTCAAAAATCAAGAGTACAGTGAGTTATTTAGGCTAATGAGCACCTGTGGCCGTCTCCTCAATGACAgccaaggctttgag AGGGAGGGCAGCGAGGGGAAACTGAACAGCGTTTCGCTACTTGGTCTTCACAGCGGTGGTTCTATGTCCATAGAAGCGGCTAAGAATGCGATACAGAAGTCCATAGTCGCTTCGAGGCGAGACTTGCTAAGATTGGTCCTCAAGGAAGGCACGGTTGTTCCCAGGGCATGCAAGGAGCTGTTCTGGAAGATGTGCAAGATACTTCACCTGTTCTACTTTCGGACCGACGGATTCAGCTCGCCAAAGGAAATGGCCAGCGCGGTGAATGCTGTTATCAACGAACCACTCAGGCTCTCAAGTTGA